Proteins from a genomic interval of Rubinisphaera italica:
- a CDS encoding TrmH family RNA methyltransferase, with product MTDKNLLHYLQQFLTPERLERFEEVLNFRTKHITVVLENFFKPHNASAVLRSCDCFGIQEMQRIDRDHVHKINRDITRGAQKWVTTKLWQNPETCTKDCLQSLKERNYRLIATSPEPTATSLFDLDLTEPVAIMFGREKTGLSEEAMNAADECVTIPMFGFTESYNVSVSVALCLNELVHRLHNSDRDWHLTEAEKDEIRLAWVKRCLPNIHTLEKHYRRTQ from the coding sequence ATGACCGATAAGAATCTGTTGCATTATCTGCAGCAATTTCTCACTCCGGAACGGCTCGAACGTTTTGAAGAAGTCCTGAATTTTCGTACGAAACACATTACGGTTGTCTTGGAAAATTTCTTCAAGCCGCACAATGCCAGTGCCGTTCTTCGCAGCTGCGACTGCTTCGGTATCCAGGAGATGCAGCGGATTGATCGCGATCATGTCCACAAAATCAATCGGGACATTACACGCGGCGCTCAAAAATGGGTCACGACGAAACTCTGGCAGAATCCCGAAACCTGCACAAAAGACTGCCTGCAGTCTTTGAAAGAACGAAATTATCGCCTGATCGCAACTTCTCCAGAACCAACGGCCACCTCGCTGTTTGATCTCGACTTAACCGAACCGGTCGCCATTATGTTCGGGCGGGAGAAAACCGGTTTATCAGAGGAAGCGATGAACGCAGCTGACGAATGTGTGACAATTCCCATGTTCGGCTTCACAGAAAGCTATAACGTATCGGTCTCGGTCGCGTTATGCCTGAACGAACTGGTGCACCGTCTGCATAATTCCGATCGGGACTGGCATTTGACCGAGGCAGAAAAAGACGAAATCCGCCTGGCCTGGGTGAAACGCTGTCTGCCGAATATTCATACTCTGGAGAAGCACTATCGACGGACGCAGTAA
- the ispG gene encoding (E)-4-hydroxy-3-methylbut-2-enyl-diphosphate synthase, whose product MVEIQRNPTRAVQIGTATIGAGHPIAVQSMTATKTPNIDATVSQIQQLTAAGADIVRVAVDSKKDAEALNEIAKQVTANLSVDLQENYRLAELVAPNVQKLRYNPGHLYHHERDKPWQEKVKFIVNIAREHDCAIRVGVNCGSVDPAKKEKYDPEDSISPMLESAFDHCDFLESLDFNRFCVSLKDSDPRKVVEVNKRFAGKRPDVPLHLGVTEAGMPPDGVIKTRIAFEQLIGTGIGDTIRVSLTVPNNRKFEEIEAGRGILDDIAHGRVRSVVDFNTNGLNIISCPSCSRVENEAFVDLAAQVKEMSAYAKEHDITIAVMGCRVNGPGETDDADLGLWCAPNFVNLKKGTEELGAYPYDEILGKLKHELDKLIESQQLT is encoded by the coding sequence ATGGTTGAAATTCAGCGAAATCCGACACGAGCAGTCCAAATTGGAACTGCAACGATTGGGGCAGGTCATCCGATTGCCGTTCAGAGCATGACAGCCACCAAAACTCCTAACATCGATGCAACAGTCAGTCAGATTCAACAATTGACTGCAGCAGGTGCGGATATTGTGCGGGTTGCGGTCGACAGTAAAAAAGATGCCGAGGCTCTCAATGAAATTGCGAAACAGGTGACGGCGAATCTCTCGGTCGATCTCCAGGAGAATTATCGCCTGGCAGAACTGGTCGCCCCGAATGTCCAGAAATTACGCTATAACCCGGGGCACCTGTATCACCATGAACGAGACAAGCCCTGGCAGGAGAAGGTGAAATTCATTGTGAATATCGCCCGTGAACACGATTGTGCGATTCGAGTCGGCGTGAACTGCGGCTCTGTCGACCCCGCCAAGAAGGAAAAATACGATCCAGAAGATTCGATTTCTCCAATGCTCGAATCGGCGTTCGATCATTGCGATTTCCTCGAAAGCCTGGATTTCAATCGGTTTTGCGTTTCGCTCAAGGATTCCGATCCTCGCAAAGTGGTGGAAGTCAATAAACGCTTTGCCGGGAAGCGTCCCGATGTTCCACTCCATTTAGGCGTGACGGAAGCCGGGATGCCGCCGGATGGGGTCATTAAAACCCGAATTGCGTTCGAACAGCTGATCGGCACCGGCATCGGCGATACGATTCGCGTTTCGTTAACCGTTCCCAACAATCGCAAGTTTGAGGAAATTGAAGCTGGACGGGGAATTCTTGACGATATCGCACACGGACGAGTCCGCAGTGTTGTCGATTTCAATACGAACGGCTTGAATATCATCAGTTGTCCAAGTTGTTCCCGCGTCGAAAACGAAGCCTTTGTCGATCTCGCTGCTCAGGTGAAAGAGATGTCTGCTTATGCCAAAGAACACGACATCACAATTGCGGTGATGGGCTGCCGGGTGAATGGTCCCGGAGAAACCGACGATGCGGATCTCGGATTATGGTGTGCCCCCAACTTCGTGAATTTGAAAAAAGGAACCGAAGAACTGGGAGCCTATCCCTACGATGAAATTCTGGGCAAGCTGAAGCATGAACTGGACAAACTGATCGAGTCGCAGCAGTTGACCTGA
- a CDS encoding sigma-70 family RNA polymerase sigma factor, whose product MATYANPVIKQLKDQQVRYAPKKVRLEQIQRAEKLLAELDLERDYEYPELCQRITDYQSSLYPDLKIDGKDVQHDLCRFVEDLSDSIDMQIDDVQEDVMTVDDLSERFHVSTKTVDRWRQRGLVGRKIKMGARKRVVFLKSNVDRFIKANAAEIRRSSRFTQLTAQERLEIIDRARKLAAHGACLSEISKRLARKTGRSVETVRYTLKNHDRDYPQSAIFPHARGPLTDETKREIWHKHQRGTSVEDLARQFCRTRSSIHRIINEVRADRILEVNLDFIDSEEFHKRGAEKVILGDPPEVERKESKPKIPPGLPAYLASLYELPLLTREEEGYYFRKMNYLKFKAGQMREKIDPAKPSARLMSDIEEQIREAVVVKNFLIRSNLRLVVSIAKRHVKPQSNFFEMVSDGNMSLIRAIEKFDYSQGNKFSTYSTWAIMKNYARSIPTEMKQMDRYRTGHDDLFSQSTDQRDNPFQQELAQKHQHSAIMNILEQLDHRERDIILFRFGLNKGTESETLEQVGQRFGVTKERIRQIESRAISKLKKIAIEEKIDIPGF is encoded by the coding sequence ATGGCGACTTATGCAAATCCAGTGATAAAGCAACTGAAAGACCAGCAGGTCCGATATGCCCCTAAGAAGGTTCGTTTGGAGCAGATCCAGCGAGCTGAGAAACTTCTGGCGGAATTGGATCTGGAACGAGATTACGAATATCCTGAACTTTGTCAGCGGATTACCGATTATCAGTCGAGTCTATATCCCGATCTGAAAATCGATGGCAAAGATGTTCAGCACGATTTATGTCGCTTCGTCGAAGATCTTTCGGACAGTATCGATATGCAAATCGATGATGTCCAGGAAGATGTGATGACGGTTGACGACCTGAGTGAACGATTTCACGTTTCCACGAAAACAGTTGATCGCTGGCGACAGCGGGGACTGGTGGGACGTAAGATTAAAATGGGCGCTCGCAAACGAGTCGTCTTTTTGAAGTCGAACGTTGACCGATTTATTAAAGCCAATGCAGCCGAGATCCGTCGCAGTTCACGTTTCACTCAATTGACAGCCCAGGAAAGGCTCGAAATTATCGATCGTGCCCGGAAACTGGCCGCTCATGGCGCGTGCCTGTCTGAAATCAGCAAACGGCTGGCCCGGAAAACGGGCCGGTCCGTCGAGACAGTCCGTTATACGTTGAAGAATCACGATCGCGATTATCCGCAATCAGCCATCTTCCCGCATGCCCGCGGTCCATTAACGGACGAAACAAAACGGGAAATCTGGCACAAACATCAACGGGGAACTTCCGTTGAAGATCTGGCCAGACAATTCTGTCGCACGCGTTCGAGTATTCATCGCATTATCAATGAAGTGAGAGCAGACCGAATATTGGAGGTCAATCTCGATTTCATCGACAGCGAAGAGTTCCACAAACGGGGCGCAGAGAAAGTGATTCTCGGCGATCCCCCCGAAGTAGAACGCAAAGAGTCGAAACCAAAAATTCCGCCCGGGCTGCCCGCCTATCTGGCCAGTCTGTACGAATTGCCGTTGTTGACTCGGGAAGAAGAAGGATACTACTTCCGCAAAATGAATTACCTCAAATTCAAAGCGGGACAGATGCGGGAAAAAATCGATCCTGCAAAACCTTCTGCCCGATTGATGAGTGACATCGAAGAACAGATTCGTGAAGCGGTTGTCGTGAAAAACTTCCTGATTCGCAGTAACTTGCGGCTGGTTGTTTCCATCGCCAAACGGCACGTCAAACCGCAATCGAACTTCTTCGAAATGGTTTCGGACGGGAATATGTCGTTGATTCGAGCGATCGAAAAGTTCGATTACTCTCAGGGAAATAAGTTCTCCACTTATTCCACCTGGGCGATAATGAAAAACTACGCCCGTTCGATTCCGACCGAAATGAAGCAGATGGATCGTTATCGGACCGGTCACGACGATCTGTTTTCACAATCGACCGATCAGCGCGACAATCCGTTCCAGCAGGAGCTGGCACAGAAACATCAGCACTCGGCGATTATGAATATCCTCGAACAACTCGATCACCGCGAACGGGATATTATTCTCTTCCGCTTCGGGTTGAACAAAGGAACGGAATCCGAAACCCTGGAACAGGTCGGCCAACGTTTCGGCGTGACCAAAGAACGAATTCGACAAATCGAATCGAGAGCGATTTCCAAACTCAAGAAAATCGCCATCGAAGAAAAAATCGACATCCCAGGCTTCTAA
- a CDS encoding zf-HC2 domain-containing protein: MTYNEKHDDWTECQGGEIAGLAKSLLQKREFVNSRRRIMKTSITAAMLVIGVGLGMVIMQLPTNHPDGLACAEVADYSEDYFAHQLKPEIVDRIEMHLDHCKRCRDHYAEYQEDHSTQHSRYTKTNLFPVLALW, translated from the coding sequence ATGACATATAATGAAAAACATGATGATTGGACCGAATGCCAGGGAGGAGAAATTGCGGGTCTGGCAAAGAGTCTGCTTCAAAAACGGGAATTTGTAAATTCCCGTCGCCGCATCATGAAAACTTCAATAACGGCTGCGATGCTCGTTATTGGTGTGGGACTGGGCATGGTCATTATGCAACTCCCAACCAACCATCCAGATGGTTTAGCCTGTGCCGAAGTTGCTGACTATTCCGAAGACTATTTTGCTCATCAGCTTAAACCTGAAATAGTCGATCGTATTGAAATGCATCTGGATCATTGCAAGCGCTGTCGCGATCATTATGCCGAATATCAGGAAGACCATTCCACGCAACATTCGAGGTACACGAAGACAAATCTATTTCCTGTTTTAGCCCTTTGGTAA
- a CDS encoding Crp/Fnr family transcriptional regulator, with the protein MDDQFWYFKRCELFEQLSDEQIRKLEVQSKTKTFDRKSLVYLPDDATDSVLLVVSGRVRIYHITPEGKEALLAFIDPGELFGELTVIGQSEREEFAETMEKSQIVSIRAEAIRELMAEQTDVTLGLTKLIGLRRQKFERRLKSLMFQPNRDRLIHLLLELAERYAVKHPEGIALRIRLSHQEMANLIGSTRETVTVVLGELQLEKLVAIHRRQVILKNIKALAEAINTKPPDLGFLT; encoded by the coding sequence ATGGACGATCAATTCTGGTATTTCAAACGTTGTGAGTTGTTCGAGCAACTTAGCGATGAGCAAATCCGCAAGCTGGAAGTGCAGAGCAAAACCAAAACATTCGATCGGAAATCTCTGGTCTATTTACCTGATGATGCCACCGATTCTGTACTACTTGTGGTGAGTGGTCGTGTGCGGATTTATCACATCACCCCCGAAGGTAAAGAGGCGTTGCTGGCATTTATCGATCCCGGCGAACTGTTTGGCGAATTGACAGTCATCGGCCAGAGTGAACGGGAAGAATTTGCGGAAACGATGGAGAAATCGCAGATTGTTTCCATTCGGGCGGAGGCGATTCGGGAACTAATGGCCGAGCAGACCGATGTCACACTGGGACTGACAAAACTGATCGGATTGCGTCGGCAGAAATTCGAACGACGCCTCAAATCGCTGATGTTTCAGCCGAATCGAGATCGCTTGATTCACCTGCTCCTCGAACTGGCAGAGCGTTATGCAGTGAAGCATCCAGAAGGCATCGCATTACGAATTCGCCTCTCCCATCAGGAGATGGCAAATCTGATTGGCAGCACCCGCGAAACGGTAACAGTAGTTCTTGGGGAACTTCAATTAGAAAAACTGGTTGCCATTCACAGAAGACAGGTCATCCTCAAAAACATCAAGGCGCTAGCCGAGGCGATTAACACGAAACCTCCTGATCTGGGATTTCTAACTTAA
- the trpB gene encoding tryptophan synthase subunit beta produces MSEATKTAPLGPATKQVPDQLGRFGPYGRRFVPETLMYALDELDAAYESARKDPEFQAELDMLLKTYVGRPNPLYFAERLTEHCGGAKIYLKREDLNHTGAHKINNTMGQALLTKRMGKPRVIAETGAGQHGVASATACARFGLPCVVYMGEEDIRRQKLNVFKMKAMGAEVRAVTSGSRTLRDAVNEAMRDWMGSVSDTHYILGSVVGPHPFPKIVRDFQSVIGNESRAQCLEMTGKLPDEVIACVGGGSNAAGMFYPFIEDDTVTLTGIEAGGLGPEPGKHASPLTYGQPGILHGSYSYVMQDDDGQTLDVHSISAGLDYPGVGPEHSYWKDTGRVDYTSIRDDEALDAFQKTAMLEGILPAVETSHALAYALKTAGQRSPDDVMVICLSGRGDKDVNEVARLLGQEI; encoded by the coding sequence ATGTCAGAAGCTACGAAAACCGCACCATTGGGACCGGCCACAAAACAGGTTCCCGATCAACTTGGTCGTTTTGGTCCTTATGGGCGTCGATTCGTCCCGGAAACCTTAATGTACGCTCTCGATGAACTCGATGCCGCCTACGAATCGGCTCGAAAAGATCCCGAATTTCAGGCCGAGCTGGACATGCTGCTCAAAACGTATGTCGGACGCCCGAACCCCCTCTATTTCGCAGAACGGCTGACTGAACATTGTGGAGGAGCGAAAATCTACCTGAAACGGGAAGACCTCAATCATACCGGCGCCCATAAAATCAATAACACGATGGGTCAGGCTCTCTTAACGAAACGCATGGGAAAACCCCGCGTGATTGCAGAAACCGGAGCCGGTCAACACGGCGTCGCTTCGGCTACTGCCTGCGCCCGGTTCGGACTTCCCTGTGTCGTTTACATGGGTGAAGAAGATATTCGTCGGCAGAAGCTGAATGTTTTCAAAATGAAGGCGATGGGAGCGGAAGTTCGAGCGGTCACTTCAGGTTCGCGAACATTGCGGGATGCCGTTAACGAAGCGATGCGGGACTGGATGGGAAGTGTTTCCGATACGCATTACATTCTAGGCTCGGTTGTTGGACCGCATCCGTTTCCCAAAATTGTCCGTGATTTTCAGTCCGTTATTGGTAATGAGTCTCGGGCTCAATGCCTCGAAATGACAGGCAAACTTCCCGATGAAGTTATCGCCTGCGTCGGTGGCGGTTCGAATGCAGCCGGGATGTTTTATCCCTTTATCGAAGATGATACCGTCACATTGACGGGCATAGAGGCCGGCGGCTTGGGACCGGAACCGGGCAAACATGCCAGCCCGCTCACCTACGGTCAACCTGGCATTCTCCACGGCTCTTACAGCTACGTCATGCAGGATGACGACGGTCAGACACTCGATGTCCACTCCATTTCCGCCGGTCTCGATTATCCCGGCGTCGGTCCCGAACACAGTTACTGGAAAGATACTGGCCGTGTCGATTATACGTCGATTAGAGACGATGAAGCACTCGATGCATTTCAGAAAACAGCTATGCTCGAAGGGATTCTGCCAGCCGTCGAAACGTCACATGCTCTGGCTTACGCCCTGAAAACCGCTGGTCAGCGCAGTCCAGATGACGTGATGGTCATCTGCCTCTCCGGTCGCGGCGATAAAGACGTCAATGAAGTCGCCCGCCTACTGGGCCAGGAGATTTAA
- a CDS encoding ATP-dependent DNA helicase, translated as MTENQKITAEQILGPKGRIAARLKNYEFREQQLEMAQAVEKAIATKSHLVAEAGTGTGKSFAYLVPAILSVLNNKSQEKGKEKKRVIVSTHTISLQEQLIQKDIPFLNAVLPLEFSAVLVKGRSNYVSLRRLQGAVQKTVSLFPKEEELQQLRTLSEWSKKTNDGSLGDLGFRPLPSVWEEARSEHGNCLGRKCPTYDDCLYYKARRRIWNADLLVVNHALFFSDLALRRDGASILPDYEAVIFDEAHTLEAVASDHLGDAVSNSQLHYLLTKLYNDRAQKGLLVHHNMVKAQQQVGRLYMIADEFFASVEHWLSQHAGKNGRVRGEVPISNGLSAELNQLGSAICEFAEDLENEAERIELNAAADRVFSISNSIRNWMEQLSGDAVYWGEVIRGRQMRIKLISAPVEIGDVLRDELFNKIPSAILTSATMAIGGQSFRFVKDRIGLTSGDELQVGSPFDYRKQMKLILCKNMPDPSQESKAYEAAVVERLKKYLLQTKGRAFVLFTSYWMLNECARQLSGWCRENGLTLYCQGNDMPRSLLLERFRKDSAGVLFGSDSFWQGVDVPGDALQNVIITRLPFSVPDHPLLEARVERIKRRGGNPFNEYQVPEAAIKLKQGFGRLIRSKTDTGQVVILDPRIQTKSYGKVFLKSLPECNVIIE; from the coding sequence ATGACAGAAAATCAGAAAATCACTGCTGAACAAATCCTCGGTCCCAAGGGGAGAATTGCTGCGCGGCTCAAGAATTATGAGTTCCGCGAACAGCAACTGGAGATGGCACAGGCTGTTGAAAAGGCGATTGCGACAAAATCGCACCTGGTTGCAGAAGCCGGAACCGGAACGGGCAAAAGTTTTGCGTATCTCGTCCCGGCCATTCTCTCGGTCCTCAACAATAAGTCCCAGGAAAAAGGCAAAGAAAAAAAGCGAGTCATTGTTTCGACTCATACGATCAGCCTGCAGGAACAGCTGATTCAAAAAGATATCCCGTTCCTGAATGCCGTTTTGCCGCTCGAATTCTCAGCGGTGCTGGTGAAGGGACGCTCGAATTATGTGAGCCTGCGTCGCTTGCAGGGGGCAGTTCAAAAAACAGTTTCGCTCTTTCCCAAAGAAGAGGAACTTCAGCAGTTACGCACACTTTCGGAATGGTCGAAAAAAACAAACGATGGCAGTCTCGGGGATTTAGGATTTCGACCGTTGCCATCTGTGTGGGAAGAAGCTCGCAGTGAACATGGAAATTGTCTTGGACGTAAATGTCCAACTTATGACGATTGCCTGTATTACAAGGCGCGGCGGCGAATCTGGAATGCGGATTTGCTGGTCGTCAATCATGCCCTGTTTTTCTCTGATCTGGCTTTGAGGCGTGATGGAGCCTCGATCCTGCCCGATTATGAAGCCGTTATTTTTGATGAAGCGCACACGCTCGAAGCGGTCGCGTCGGATCATTTGGGGGATGCCGTCTCGAATTCTCAGCTGCATTATCTGCTGACGAAACTTTATAACGATCGGGCTCAAAAAGGTCTGCTGGTGCATCATAATATGGTCAAAGCCCAGCAGCAGGTCGGTCGACTGTACATGATTGCCGATGAGTTTTTCGCGTCTGTTGAGCACTGGCTCAGTCAACATGCCGGAAAGAATGGGCGGGTTCGTGGAGAGGTTCCGATCAGTAATGGGTTGTCTGCTGAGTTGAATCAACTCGGAAGTGCGATCTGTGAATTTGCGGAAGATCTGGAGAATGAAGCCGAGCGGATTGAGCTCAATGCGGCTGCCGATCGCGTCTTTTCGATTTCGAATTCGATCCGCAACTGGATGGAACAACTCTCGGGCGATGCCGTTTACTGGGGCGAAGTGATACGTGGGCGTCAGATGCGTATCAAACTGATCTCTGCTCCAGTCGAAATTGGGGATGTGCTACGGGATGAACTGTTCAACAAAATCCCCTCAGCCATCTTAACCTCGGCGACAATGGCGATAGGCGGCCAGTCGTTTCGTTTTGTGAAAGATCGCATTGGATTGACCAGCGGCGATGAACTGCAGGTTGGCAGTCCGTTCGATTATCGCAAGCAGATGAAGCTGATTCTGTGTAAGAACATGCCGGATCCGAGTCAGGAATCTAAAGCGTATGAAGCGGCTGTCGTTGAGCGGTTGAAGAAATATCTGCTGCAGACGAAGGGCCGGGCGTTTGTGCTGTTCACGAGTTACTGGATGCTCAACGAGTGTGCGCGTCAGCTTTCGGGGTGGTGTCGCGAAAATGGCTTGACGCTGTATTGTCAGGGAAACGACATGCCTCGCTCGCTCTTACTGGAGCGATTTCGTAAAGACTCAGCCGGGGTGCTGTTTGGTTCTGACAGTTTCTGGCAGGGAGTCGATGTGCCGGGGGATGCATTGCAGAATGTGATCATCACGCGATTGCCATTCAGCGTGCCCGATCATCCACTGCTTGAAGCTCGTGTCGAGAGAATCAAGCGGCGGGGCGGCAATCCGTTCAACGAATATCAGGTTCCCGAGGCTGCCATCAAACTCAAGCAGGGTTTCGGGCGTTTGATCCGCTCGAAAACAGATACCGGGCAGGTCGTGATTCTCGATCCCCGTATTCAAACCAAGAGTTACGGGAAGGTATTTTTGAAGAGTCTGCCGGAGTGCAATGTGATCATTGAATAA